In Candidatus Stygibacter australis, a single window of DNA contains:
- the mraY gene encoding phospho-N-acetylmuramoyl-pentapeptide-transferase: MLIELLKPYYDTEIFGLTLFNVVQYITFRFVIAFITSLVITLVLGPLFIKLSRKINYSEDVSGYLCEVGHDCKIGTPSMGGLIFLSGTLISSLLWSDLKNVYVLILYFAVIWLGTLGFIDDYLKNVKKYKAGLIARYKLIGQLILGLAIALYLYKYHQGSISLTSINIPFFRHLMINLKWVFIPFVVFMIVATSNGTNLTDGLDGLATGSSAIALLGLAVMAYLKGNFRFADYLLLDYIPEAAELTVFISALLGSLMGFLWFNCKPAQIFMGDTGSLTLGGVMAITAVMLREEIFLVIVGGVFVMEALSSLLQIHYYKYTRRRTGTPKRLFLMAPLHHHFQKKGYSEEKIVVRFWIISILLLAVALSTIKLR, from the coding sequence ATGCTGATAGAATTACTGAAACCGTATTATGATACAGAGATATTCGGGCTGACTTTATTTAATGTAGTCCAGTATATAACCTTTAGATTTGTGATCGCTTTTATTACCAGTCTGGTGATCACACTGGTGCTGGGACCTCTTTTCATCAAATTATCACGCAAGATCAATTATAGTGAAGATGTGAGTGGCTATCTGTGTGAAGTGGGTCACGATTGCAAGATCGGCACACCCAGTATGGGTGGCTTGATCTTCCTGAGTGGTACTTTGATCTCGTCTTTGCTTTGGAGTGACCTTAAGAATGTGTATGTACTGATACTCTATTTTGCAGTGATCTGGCTGGGGACGCTGGGATTCATAGACGATTATCTGAAAAACGTGAAGAAATATAAAGCTGGCCTGATAGCAAGATATAAGCTGATCGGGCAATTAATACTGGGGCTGGCAATAGCATTATATCTTTATAAATATCACCAGGGATCGATTAGTTTAACGAGCATTAATATTCCCTTTTTCCGGCATCTGATGATCAATCTGAAGTGGGTGTTCATTCCTTTTGTGGTCTTTATGATAGTTGCCACCAGTAATGGTACAAATCTCACAGACGGTCTGGATGGACTCGCTACGGGTTCATCGGCAATAGCCCTTCTCGGATTGGCAGTGATGGCATATCTTAAGGGTAATTTCCGTTTTGCTGATTACCTGCTGCTGGATTATATCCCTGAGGCGGCAGAACTCACGGTATTTATTTCCGCCCTGCTGGGAAGTCTTATGGGCTTTTTATGGTTTAATTGCAAGCCAGCTCAGATATTTATGGGTGACACGGGTTCGCTGACCCTGGGTGGAGTGATGGCGATCACTGCTGTGATGCTGCGGGAAGAGATATTCCTGGTGATAGTGGGAGGGGTGTTTGTAATGGAAGCATTATCTTCCTTATTACAGATACACTATTACAAATATACAAGGCGAAGAACAGGGACACCGAAGCGATTATTTCTAATGGCTCCGCTTCATCATCACTTTCAAAAGAAAGGATATTCTGAGGAAAAGATAGTAGTACGGTTCTGGATAATATCTATATTGCTATTAGCAGTTGCTCTTTCAACTATCAAGCTGCGCTGA
- a CDS encoding AMP-binding protein has translation MLLQNRFVTAAKKYGKRIAIYDVLSGKEYSYERLLIAALLLKGKLESVKGTYLGIMIPTTAGCHISILGALMAGKVPAMINYSTGAIDNCNYAQSLCGVEHVLTSKGLLKKLNLPGQPNFIYIEDILKQITKIDKLKAALLSKLPAGLLGNYIHQGNDDDNCVILFTSGSEKDPKAVQLTHNNIWHNVRIIPDHLGMVDGEVFGGSLPLFHVFGLTATFWLPILKGYSIVAFANPLDYKTIVSSIRKYKISVLVGTPTFFNGYLKKAEKGDFESVHLAITGADKLPEKMRLNYLNNHNVQILEGYGTTETSPVVSVNTYENSRPGSIGKPIPEVQVKVIDRETEQELAAGETGKLLVKGALVMKGYMGDVEDTSLHIRNGWYDTGDMAMIDEDGYIWHKGRLRRFIKVGGEMVSLVRTEDVLSKYLDEDINCCAVGIPDEIKGYQIVAAVDADGINKKDLIHKLKKELPPIAIPKEIYHIPDIPLMGSGKVNFREVERICREMHKKNREK, from the coding sequence ATGTTACTGCAGAACCGGTTTGTGACAGCAGCTAAGAAATACGGAAAGAGGATTGCTATCTATGATGTGCTGAGCGGAAAAGAATATAGTTATGAAAGGCTATTGATAGCCGCTCTGCTGCTTAAGGGCAAGCTTGAGAGCGTGAAGGGGACATATCTGGGGATCATGATACCAACTACAGCAGGATGTCATATAAGCATATTGGGTGCTTTAATGGCTGGCAAGGTGCCGGCTATGATCAATTACAGTACCGGAGCTATTGACAATTGCAATTATGCCCAATCTTTGTGCGGCGTGGAGCATGTTCTCACAAGTAAGGGTCTGCTTAAGAAACTAAATCTGCCAGGTCAGCCTAATTTTATCTATATAGAAGATATATTAAAGCAAATAACCAAGATAGATAAGCTCAAGGCAGCGCTATTGAGCAAGCTGCCAGCCGGGCTCCTGGGAAATTATATTCATCAGGGGAATGATGATGATAATTGCGTGATACTATTCACATCCGGTAGTGAAAAAGACCCAAAAGCTGTCCAACTTACGCATAATAATATCTGGCATAATGTGCGGATAATCCCTGATCATCTGGGTATGGTCGATGGAGAAGTATTTGGCGGTTCATTACCCTTATTCCATGTGTTTGGCTTAACGGCAACCTTCTGGCTGCCGATCTTGAAGGGTTACAGTATTGTGGCATTTGCCAATCCGCTGGATTATAAAACAATTGTAAGCTCGATCAGGAAATATAAGATCTCCGTATTGGTGGGAACTCCCACCTTTTTTAACGGCTATCTTAAGAAAGCGGAAAAGGGCGATTTTGAATCTGTGCATCTGGCCATCACTGGAGCAGATAAATTACCGGAAAAAATGCGCTTAAATTACTTGAATAATCATAACGTGCAGATACTGGAAGGTTATGGAACTACGGAAACCAGCCCAGTTGTATCAGTGAATACCTATGAAAATTCGCGTCCCGGCAGTATCGGCAAGCCAATACCGGAAGTGCAGGTGAAAGTGATCGACCGGGAAACTGAGCAGGAACTGGCAGCAGGCGAGACTGGTAAGCTGCTGGTGAAAGGTGCCCTTGTGATGAAGGGTTATATGGGAGATGTGGAAGATACCAGTCTTCATATCCGTAATGGCTGGTATGACACCGGGGATATGGCAATGATAGATGAAGATGGCTATATCTGGCATAAAGGCAGACTGCGTCGATTTATCAAAGTCGGGGGAGAGATGGTTTCCCTGGTGCGTACAGAGGATGTGCTCAGCAAGTATCTGGATGAGGATATTAATTGCTGTGCAGTGGGCATTCCTGATGAGATCAAAGGCTATCAGATCGTGGCAGCAGTTGATGCGGATGGGATAAATAAAAAAGACCTGATCCATAAACTAAAGAAAGAATTACCACCTATTGCTATTCCCAAAGAAATTTATCATATTCCGGATATCCCTTTAATGGGCAGCGGAAAAGTAAATTTCCGGGAAGTGGAACGGATCTGCCGTGAGATGCATAAAAAGAATAGAGAGAAATAA
- a CDS encoding AMP-binding protein — MAKIQGKKTAVIDTATGKTYTYDLMLIASLILKGRFDRIEGKYLGIMLPTSAGCHLGVIATLMSGKIPVMINYSTGAIENSIYAQEKCGFETIITSKKLLEKLRLEPLPEMIYIEDILEKVSKIEKVIAALHSKLPYKILKNYIHKGDPDEPSVILFTSGSEKDPKAVQLTHNNIWHNVRELPDFVGMAKDEIFAGTLPLFHVFGITATFWLPLLMGTTVVTFANPLDYKLIVDKIRELKITVMIGTPTFFAGYLKKCSPGDFDSIHIAVTGADKLNDKLRLTYLEDHGIKVLEGYGATETSPVVSLNTFENYRPGSIGKPIPGVQVKIVDTNTGEEVPRGEEGKILVKGEMVMMGYLGDLEQTTLHIRNGWYDTGDMGVHDEEGFMWHKGRLKRFVKVGGEMVSLVRTEEILTKLLPDDVYCCVVDVPNPTKGADVVAAIANGNFDQKEVLHQLKKLLPAIAVPKEFYVVDDLPLMGSGKVNFREVEQICRKLRKQKKK, encoded by the coding sequence ATGGCAAAAATTCAGGGGAAAAAGACAGCAGTTATTGATACTGCGACTGGTAAGACCTATACTTATGATCTGATGCTGATAGCTTCGCTGATCCTTAAAGGGCGGTTTGACCGGATTGAGGGGAAATATCTGGGCATTATGCTGCCCACTTCTGCTGGATGTCATCTGGGAGTGATAGCCACTCTGATGTCCGGGAAAATACCTGTGATGATCAATTACAGTACAGGAGCTATTGAAAATAGTATTTATGCCCAGGAGAAATGCGGTTTTGAGACGATAATCACCAGTAAAAAGCTGCTGGAGAAATTACGGCTGGAACCACTTCCGGAAATGATCTATATAGAAGATATCCTGGAAAAGGTGAGTAAAATAGAAAAGGTTATAGCAGCATTGCATAGTAAACTGCCCTATAAAATTTTGAAGAACTATATACATAAGGGTGATCCCGATGAACCATCTGTGATACTTTTTACCTCAGGGAGCGAGAAAGACCCTAAGGCGGTGCAGCTTACGCATAATAATATCTGGCACAATGTGCGGGAATTACCTGATTTTGTCGGAATGGCGAAAGATGAGATATTTGCCGGGACATTGCCCTTGTTCCATGTGTTTGGAATCACAGCAACTTTCTGGCTGCCGCTATTGATGGGGACAACAGTGGTTACTTTTGCCAATCCGCTTGATTATAAACTGATCGTGGATAAGATACGAGAGCTTAAGATCACCGTGATGATAGGGACACCGACCTTTTTTGCCGGTTATCTTAAGAAATGCAGTCCGGGAGATTTTGACAGTATCCATATAGCCGTAACCGGAGCCGATAAATTAAATGACAAATTGCGCTTAACCTATCTGGAAGATCATGGAATTAAGGTTTTAGAGGGTTATGGTGCCACTGAGACGAGTCCTGTGGTATCTTTGAATACCTTTGAGAACTATCGTCCGGGTAGTATTGGCAAGCCAATACCCGGAGTGCAGGTGAAGATAGTTGATACTAATACCGGGGAAGAAGTCCCACGCGGAGAGGAGGGCAAGATACTTGTGAAGGGTGAGATGGTGATGATGGGTTATCTGGGTGATCTGGAACAGACAACCTTGCATATCAGGAATGGCTGGTATGATACCGGTGATATGGGAGTGCATGATGAAGAAGGTTTCATGTGGCATAAAGGCAGGCTGAAACGCTTTGTGAAAGTAGGCGGAGAAATGGTGTCACTGGTGCGTACGGAAGAAATACTCACTAAGCTATTACCAGATGATGTGTACTGCTGCGTGGTGGATGTACCTAATCCTACCAAGGGAGCTGATGTGGTGGCAGCTATCGCCAATGGAAATTTTGATCAGAAGGAGGTATTGCATCAATTAAAGAAACTATTACCAGCGATCGCAGTGCCCAAGGAATTTTATGTGGTAGATGATCTGCCCTTGATGGGAAGTGGTAAAGTGAATTTCAGAGAGGTGGAGCAGATCTGCCGTAAATTAAGAAAACAAAAAAAGAAATAA